AGTATATTACTAATATTTTTCAAATCTATTACAATTGACTGTGCTGTTCTCATTGTCAAATGCAAATTCTTTTTCATTAGGTGTATTTCGTCCTATATGATAGGGCATGGTCTAGAAGTTACTCGATAGTCATTTGCAATTACACTGTAAGGAGGGGAAGTCTTATTTCCTATTTACCCATTGGTAAAACTAAATACCTACACTAACTGAGCAAAAGAATGAGAAACAATATACAGAATCTTCAAGTTTTATTCGTTTTGTCCCTTTTACCAGGACAAGGTAACTCCATAAACCTTTTTTTAGGTTTGCTCCCTTATGAATGAGGAGACACGCTGAAGCTCACTCACCAGATAGCTTCCAACTGTCTTTACTTGTAAGCACAATCAATGAAGAACAGTTACAACCCACTCACTGAATAATGATTTGTTTCACAATCTAAGAAGAGAAGGTTTACATGCTCCATAATATAGGCTGCATCAAAATATTGTGTAgttaaaatgtgcaaacatcattattttcttgttgttttgttgaaaaacaacaaaaatctaTCTAGTacaatcatctttttttttttttttaaatactcagAAGGTActcattagtttaaaaaaatagatgaaGCATCCATGCATGTAATTTGAAAGCTTTGTCATAATTTCTTTCTCTTGCTGTGTATTTTTAATCTTTACTGTAAAATCCAGGTCAAAAGAAAATTAAACCATGAGTCACGGGCAAGCAACATGACttactatgtgttaatagacctctctccATTGactcatacttgttattaatcccTGTCTTTCTTCTTCCCCAACCGgttgcggcagatggccgcccctccgtGAGGCTgcttctgccagaggtttcttcctgttaaaagagagtttttccttcccactgtcgccaaagtgcttgctcataaggggtcatacgattgttgggtttttctctatatgtattattgtaggatcgatcttacaatataaagcgctttgtTTGTATAGCGACTTTTGTATTGATTTTGCGCTGtataataaaattcaattgaattgaCCGTGGACCACAAATTACGCCCTTGGAACTGTTCTGTAGGATGGATGTCTGGAAGGATGGCTGGCTTTGTTGCCTCATTGTCCTAAATAGAGCCAACATTGTGATAAAGTGCATGTTCATGGTAAATCATCTCTTTCTGTCAGTTTAATGTTAATGTTCACCCAGACTAACTGAAGTAACTCGGATATTGGAACAAGCTCAGGTTTAGTGCATTCATTTGTATTTGACATCTTCACTGAATAGTTTATTCATTTTCCTGAAGATCAAGCAGATGTGGATCAttagacatttgtgttggcacAAATAAGACATGAAAGTAGGAAATACAATTTCAAGAGAAACGTTTTATTGTAATTTGTTAACTGCTGGCCATTTATTTTATGGATTTTTGTCTCTGCtgtgctctctctctgtttcccaTTTTCAGAATACTGTGAAGTCTACCATCCATAGCTCATACGCGGACAGACATTATGACTTCTGCAAATTCCAACCACTGTCCCTTAAGGAGACTCATGAAGAATACTCCTAATGAAGTCCATCGCTTGGCCTGAAACTCCACCTTTACCATTTCCTCATTACCTGAGCAAGACCAGTGATCCCTCACACAGCAGCTTCACCATTCTCTCAGGGAGGAAGACGGAGAGTGGCACAAAGATGATAACTGGAGATTCTGATCAAATGTACGACTTCCAGGGGCTTCCAAAGAAATTTGGGGGAGACATTTTACTTGCCCGGCTCCATAACCCAACTCTTGGTGCAGGTGTGGTAGGGCAAGTGGTGGATCATCTCAATGGCTCCTATTCCGCTGTGTTCTATTTACCCTGGGAAGGAAACGCAGAGGTTGAGGTGatgctaaaactgaatttcAATGTGATCATGGTCTTTCAGTCAGCCTTCCTTTTTAATACAATATGATTTCAGACAAAGGTAGGATTCTCATTTCAAGATAGTAGACTAACAAGACACAGGTGCAAACGATTAAAATAAGGATAGGGAAGTAAATTCAGACACAGGAGacaactttcaaagtaaaacacaaaTGGTAACAGAATCTAACTAATCAGACACAATTCACACTTGACATAAAATGAAGTAAATCTGAAAGCCAAgctataaacactgaaaaaaggttTCAGGTCCTAAAAGGACATGGAAGTTGGCTCTAATTTGACACTTCTCAAGTTTAACTTTAAGCTTTGTTAAACTTCACTGCACCAGTCAAAAAGCCACACTCTAAAGCCGAGACCACATTTTTGTGCATGACTTTACTGCAACCAACTTTAAGCATCAATATTATGTGATACATCATACATCTCACTTCCAAAAAAGTATGGACGAAGTGATTTGCAAATATCATAATCAAGATTTTCTTCGTAATAGAACAATAAAGTTTAAACTGGGAAATGTCCTGCtgtaaggagaaaaaatgtcattttgaatttaatggcAGCAATACATGTGAAAGAGTTAGA
This sequence is a window from Oreochromis niloticus isolate F11D_XX unplaced genomic scaffold, O_niloticus_UMD_NMBU tig00007398_pilon, whole genome shotgun sequence. Protein-coding genes within it:
- the LOC112845456 gene encoding NXPE family member 3-like, translating into MITGDSDQMYDFQGLPKKFGGDILLARLHNPTLGAGVVGQVVDHLNGSYSAVFYLPWEGNAEVEQPVCNYTDLRTGEPWFCYKPKNLSCDTRINHS